In one Chryseobacterium camelliae genomic region, the following are encoded:
- a CDS encoding DUF6759 domain-containing protein, with protein sequence MKEKIIFGIGLSFLLSSCSTHYNTTSSSAPKSAQPRPTSTPSASQTEQEYNSLIKTYKPETAEVLTDLFNNSSNDPKTSITVTNKSRCNMVLSITGKNYSKKIPIAAGKIGYAMVLKNQNYSLSGMVCNSVYKKTQYISSSYSITLSN encoded by the coding sequence ATGAAAGAAAAAATAATTTTCGGGATAGGTCTCTCTTTTCTTTTAAGCAGCTGCAGTACACATTACAATACAACTTCTTCATCTGCCCCTAAAAGCGCTCAACCCCGGCCAACTTCTACTCCATCAGCATCACAAACAGAACAGGAGTACAACAGTTTAATTAAGACCTATAAACCGGAAACCGCAGAGGTTTTAACGGATCTATTCAATAACAGCTCAAACGATCCTAAAACGTCTATTACCGTTACCAACAAATCCCGATGCAATATGGTCCTGAGTATCACCGGAAAGAATTATTCCAAAAAAATTCCGATAGCTGCAGGTAAAATAGGCTATGCTATGGTTCTTAAAAACCAAAACTACAGCCTGTCCGGAATGGTTTGCAACTCGGTCTATAAAAAAACGCAATACATATCCTCTTCCTATAGCATTACACTTTCCAATTAA
- the rpsB gene encoding 30S ribosomal protein S2, with protein sequence MAKANVKDLLEAGVHFGHMTRKWNPNMAPYIFMEKNGIHIVDLHKTAVKLDEACGALEKLTSAGKKVLFVATKKQAKEVVAKHASELNMPYITERWPGGMLTNFVTIRKAVKKMNAIDKMKKDGTFETLSKKERLQVDRQRANLEKNLGSISDMVRLPSAIFVVDIMREHIAVTEAKKLGIPVFGIVDTNSDPRKVDFVIPGNDDASKSIDMILSIVSESIKEGQSQRKADKEKSKEEGEVVSADKDADFDAE encoded by the coding sequence ATGGCAAAAGCAAATGTAAAAGACCTTCTAGAGGCTGGTGTACACTTCGGTCACATGACTAGAAAGTGGAATCCAAATATGGCTCCATACATTTTTATGGAGAAAAATGGTATTCACATTGTAGACTTACATAAAACAGCTGTTAAATTGGACGAAGCTTGTGGAGCTTTAGAAAAATTAACTTCTGCAGGTAAAAAAGTTCTTTTCGTAGCTACTAAGAAGCAAGCGAAAGAAGTTGTTGCAAAACACGCTTCAGAACTTAATATGCCTTATATTACAGAAAGATGGCCAGGAGGTATGCTAACGAACTTCGTTACTATCAGAAAGGCTGTAAAGAAAATGAACGCTATCGACAAAATGAAAAAAGATGGTACGTTCGAAACTTTATCTAAAAAAGAAAGATTACAAGTAGACAGACAAAGAGCTAACTTAGAGAAAAACTTAGGTTCTATCTCTGACATGGTTCGTCTTCCTTCTGCAATCTTCGTTGTAGATATCATGAGAGAACACATCGCTGTAACTGAAGCTAAGAAATTAGGTATTCCAGTTTTCGGTATTGTTGATACAAACTCTGACCCAAGAAAAGTAGATTTCGTTATCCCAGGAAACGATGATGCTTCTAAATCTATCGATATGATCTTGAGCATTGTTTCAGAATCTATCAAAGAAGGTCAGTCTCAAAGAAAAGCTGATAAAGAAAAATCTAAAGAAGAAGGAGAAGTAGTATCTGCTGATAAAGATGCTGATTTCGACGCTGAATAA
- the rpsI gene encoding 30S ribosomal protein S9 gives MSIVHKIGRRKTSVARVYVKPGTGNITVNGKDAATYFSTDVMVYKLNQPFILSETVGQYDVTVNVFGGGNTGQAEAIRLGISRALCEINAEFRLALKPAGLLTRDARMVERKKPGQKKARKRFQFSKR, from the coding sequence ATGTCTATAGTTCACAAAATCGGAAGAAGAAAAACTTCTGTAGCTAGAGTTTATGTAAAGCCAGGAACTGGTAACATTACAGTAAACGGTAAAGATGCTGCAACTTATTTCTCTACAGACGTGATGGTTTACAAATTAAACCAACCGTTCATCCTTTCTGAAACTGTTGGTCAGTATGACGTTACTGTAAATGTTTTCGGTGGTGGTAATACAGGTCAGGCAGAAGCTATCAGATTAGGTATTTCAAGAGCTTTATGCGAAATCAATGCTGAATTCAGATTAGCTTTGAAACCAGCTGGTTTACTTACAAGAGACGCAAGAATGGTGGAAAGAAAGAAGCCAGGTCAGAAAAAAGCAAGAAAGAGATTCCAATTCTCAAAACGTTAA
- the rplM gene encoding 50S ribosomal protein L13, which yields MNTLSYKTVSANKATANKEWVVVDAEGQPLGRLASTVAKILRGKHKTNYTPHVDCGDNVIVLNAGKVTLSGNKWNDKTYIWHTGYPGGQKSMTAAELQKKDSLKVLEKSVKGMLPKNRLGSALLKNLYLYEGTEHKHEAQQPKTINVNEFK from the coding sequence GTGAATACATTAAGTTACAAAACTGTTTCAGCGAACAAAGCTACTGCTAATAAAGAATGGGTTGTGGTAGACGCTGAAGGACAACCGTTGGGAAGACTAGCTTCTACGGTTGCAAAGATTTTGAGAGGTAAGCACAAAACGAACTACACACCTCACGTAGATTGTGGTGATAACGTAATCGTTTTGAACGCTGGGAAAGTTACTCTTTCTGGAAACAAGTGGAACGATAAGACTTATATCTGGCATACAGGTTACCCTGGAGGACAGAAGTCTATGACTGCGGCTGAACTTCAAAAGAAAGATTCTTTAAAAGTATTGGAAAAGTCTGTAAAAGGTATGTTGCCTAAAAACAGATTAGGATCTGCTTTATTAAAGAACCTTTATTTATATGAAGGAACTGAGCACAAGCATGAAGCTCAACAGCCTAAAACAATTAATGTTAACGAATTTAAATAA
- a CDS encoding DUF3667 domain-containing protein, whose translation MSHGKTRENKTCLNCGHTVEERFCPHCGQENIEPKQPFHFLFTHFIEDFTHYDGEFWKTIKYLLLRPGKLTREYLAGKRQMYVAPVKLYIFISFITFFLPSLFSDSEEEATEHDKKTHVAKKEEEKTKDGKTAKFTDSLQQHLSKEQLSKKPQSQASKDLKVTEVNGNNIDTDALGETEDGRLSVLGTRNMKQYDSLYTKDKGNAFLYSFMKPFAKKIFHMQEQGLKKELIMDKFKETFVHTLPKALFVYLPIFAFFLWIFHSKKKWWYFDHGIFTLHYFSFLLLGTLILICLDKITDLLPNYGVLNLLTILINIAAITYMSIYFFIAHHRVYESSRAMSVFKGIFLFMINFIGVLCMGLLLMYVSFLMMH comes from the coding sequence ATGAGCCACGGAAAAACCAGAGAAAATAAAACGTGCCTTAACTGCGGACATACCGTTGAAGAAAGATTCTGCCCTCATTGCGGACAGGAAAATATAGAACCCAAGCAGCCCTTCCATTTTCTTTTCACTCACTTCATTGAGGATTTCACTCACTATGATGGCGAATTCTGGAAAACCATAAAATATTTATTGCTAAGACCCGGAAAATTAACCCGAGAATATCTTGCTGGGAAAAGACAGATGTATGTTGCCCCGGTAAAACTCTATATTTTTATAAGTTTCATTACATTCTTTCTCCCTTCTCTTTTTTCAGACTCAGAAGAGGAAGCAACAGAACATGATAAAAAAACACATGTAGCTAAAAAAGAAGAAGAAAAAACTAAAGACGGAAAAACAGCAAAGTTTACAGACAGCTTACAACAACACTTATCCAAAGAGCAATTAAGCAAGAAGCCCCAATCACAAGCCTCCAAAGATCTAAAAGTAACAGAAGTTAACGGAAATAACATCGACACCGATGCTTTAGGAGAAACCGAAGACGGCAGGTTAAGCGTTCTCGGTACACGCAATATGAAACAGTACGATTCTCTTTACACGAAAGACAAAGGAAATGCATTTTTATACAGCTTCATGAAACCTTTCGCAAAAAAAATATTCCATATGCAGGAACAAGGTTTAAAAAAGGAGCTCATTATGGACAAGTTTAAAGAAACCTTTGTTCACACACTTCCGAAAGCCCTGTTTGTTTACCTGCCTATTTTTGCTTTTTTTCTTTGGATCTTTCACAGTAAAAAGAAATGGTGGTATTTTGATCACGGGATTTTTACCCTTCACTATTTCTCATTCCTGTTACTAGGGACACTTATTTTAATATGTCTTGATAAAATCACAGACCTTTTACCAAATTACGGTGTTTTAAACTTATTAACTATACTGATCAATATTGCAGCTATCACTTACATGTCAATCTATTTCTTCATTGCTCACCACAGAGTTTACGAAAGCTCCCGGGCAATGAGTGTATTCAAAGGAATATTTTTATTCATGATCAACTTTATCGGGGTCTTATGTATGGGATTACTATTAATGTATGTAAGTTTTCTAATGATGCATTAA